One window of Magallana gigas chromosome 2, xbMagGiga1.1, whole genome shotgun sequence genomic DNA carries:
- the LOC105328274 gene encoding uncharacterized protein isoform X3, with the protein MRVNRNRCQYCRLKKCIAVGMSRDAVRFGRVPKKEKARIIEQMQKNTMHSQTSQMMTMFQNSRDLIQAIVTAHHHTCVFTHGNVRQMREDAIKNNNFVNCPAQMACPLNGNVTQSSEDTQGWSDMSEFFTPAIKSVVDFAKAIPGFCFLSQDDQVTLLKAATFEVLLVRMACLFDPESNTMMFTCGRMFKREVSQTTSSAGFLLDSMFDFADRFNKLNLTDEEVAIFSAIVLLSPDRPGLRNVEQLESFQMKLTECLQSMITANHKEDNTLFAKLLMKTTDLRTLNTLHSEKSIGQNEKNGSDKSLDQTTANMDMNDQVDSSISEGSTVSDNSSIPTSLSGATGYDSGIFEGIPIVPQRQSLETTHPHLVLKTPYGTFYREDSLGYYGLVSDQPIRRCHTLERDTLSRPRLHTIEERRRYTLDKEYMDRKVHTLSERFQMEKAALRGNSMPPSLAGSAASSPIPPQFFLDTRSPELKPVTSTESHSANNSLRGSPMFSSDNFIPIPSTSPKPGSPNFRSRSGSMGMDDYSQLRPRCYSFHMNSEGKAARDPSREALQESYTMSAEMRRGSVGAVYGLHHKKKSLLVDRHPRYLSRLSDSIVKRVDKIKSQETKKMSDSYENLPAVQLPVQPEQVTWLPPSTSSQVSAAAGAPPTQTVDQKNPDPASTDQPLPGSPVAMDMDDDQSVDNQESSSVFHKKFDKLRKHLIPTDNEESERKSKEEEEVMLDEDTNASTQDNFINERNDESQSMDDIPNKDLEKLHINDDIKDKKTKSAVESHPQLLAHLNSSTPSLQMGFLKLPLQVSPKQTTTASSSQVLLNIPKVSGRPSTVAKELPTLASQLNSAPLSHTSPFSRLVDQSNRRDNMHSETMSHLKDKLMRKYDSMENLDKTGQVPPHQSQQASENDKHPPKISSSASSPNIPARLYPPGMCSDNVSGMFSQTGMPHMHPAFMGSSGSGFVPRMFIMPGYNQHLAGMQQLAQIYAKSVDQERRKDQVHLQSSDGSEEGDRKTHEGNYGPEPTLEQRIKTEMN; encoded by the exons ATGAGGGTCAACAGAAATCGCTGTCAGTACTGCAG GTTGAAGAAATGCATTGCAGTTGGAATGTCTCGAGATG CTGTACGCTTTGGTCGAGTTCCAAAGAAGGAGAAAGCTCGCATCATTGAACAAATGCAGAAAAACACGATGCACTCGCAGACTAGTCAGATGATGACGATGTTTCAGAACAGCAGGGATCTCATTCAGGCCATCGTAACGGCTCATCACCACACGTGTGTCTTCACACACGGCAATGTACGACAAATGAGGGAAGATGCCATCAAGAATAACAACTTTGTCAACTGCCCTGCTCAAATG GCCTGCCCTCTGAACGGTAACGTAACACAATCCTCGGAGGACACACAGGGCTGGTCGGATATGTCCGAGTTCTTTACGCCTGCCATCAAGTCCGTCGTAGATTTTGCCAAAGCTATTCCTGGATTCTGCTTTCTAAGCCAAGATGATCAAGTGACTCTGTTAAAG gCAGCTACATTTGAGGTTCTGCTGGTGCGCATGGCATGCCTCTTTGATCCCGAATCCAATACAATGATGTTCACCTGTGGCAGAATGTTCAAAAGAGAAGTCTCACAG acaacaAGCAGTGCTGGTTTCTTGCTTGACTCCATGTTCGACTTTGCTGATCGCTTCAACAAATTAAACCTCACGGATGAAGAAGTTGCTATATTTTCTGCCATTGTTCTCCTCTCTCCAG ACCGGCCTGGCCTGAGAAATGTGGAGCAGTTGGAAAGCTTCCAGATGAAGCTGACTGAGTGTCTACAGTCCATGATTACAGCCAATCACAAAGAAGATAACACACTGTTTGCCAAACTCTTGATGAAAACAACGGACCTACGGACTCTTAATACTCTTCACTCTGAAAAATCAATTG GTCAAAACGAGAAAAATGGATCAGATAAATCACTGGACCAGACTACTGCCAACATGGACATGAATGATCAAGTGGATTCATCAAT ATCAGAGGGATCAACTGTATCAGACAACTCTTCCATCCCCACAAGTCTGTCAGGAGCTACTGGCTACGACTCTGGAATCTTTGAAGGAATACCCATAGTTCCTCAACGTCAGTCCTTGGAGACAACACATCCCCACTTGGTACTTAAAACACCATATGGAACTTTTTATCGAGAGGATTCACTTGGATACTATGGCCTGGTATCAGATCAGCCAATCAGAAGGTGTCACACACTGGAAAGAGATACTCTCTCCAGGCCGCGACTGCACACAATCGAAGAGCGTAGACGATACACACTGGACAAGGAGTACATGGACAGAAAGGTTCACACCCTCAGTGAGAGATTTCAGATGGAAAAAGCAGCACTGCGTGGAAACAGCATGCCCCCATCTCTAGCGGGCAGTGCTGCCTCAAGCCCCATTCCTCCACAGTTCTTTCTGGACACTAGAAGTCCAGAGCTAAAACCTGTCACGTCTACAGAATCTCATAGTGCAAATAACAGCTTAAGAGGAAGCCCCATGTTCAGTTCAGATAACTTTATTCCCATTCCTTCAACGTCTCCAAAACCAGGATCCCCCAATTTCAGATCTCGCTCAGGATCCATGGGTATGGATGATTATTCTCAATTGCGTCCAAGGTGTTACAGTTTCCATATGAACAGTGAGGGTAAGGCGGCCCGGGACCCCTCCAGAGAAGCTCTGCAGGAGAGTTACACAATGTCAGCGGAGATGAGGCGGGGCAGTGTTGGGGCAGTGTACGGACTCCATCACAAGAAGAAGTCCTTGCTGGTGGATCGCCACCCTCGCTATCTGTCACGACTCTCCGACTCCATCGTCAAGAGAGTGGATAAAATTAAGAGCCAGGAGACTAAGAAA ATGTCAGATTCTTATGAAAATCTGCCAGCTGTTCAGCTCCCCGTTCAGCCGGAGCAGGTCACTTGGCTCCCTCCCTCCACTTCTAGTCAAGTGTCTGCTGCAGCAGGAGCTCCCCCTACCCAAACTGTAGACCAGAAAAATCCAGATCCAGCCAGCACAGACCAGCCACTTCCTGGCTCCCCTGTCGCTATGGACATGGATGATGATCAGAGTGTGGATAATCAAGAATCCAGTTCTGTTTTCCACAAAAAGTTTGACAAACTGAGGAAGCATTTGATTCCTACGGATAATGAAGAGTCTGAGAGAAAGTCCAAGGAGGAAGAAGAAGTGATGTTGGATGAAGACACCAATGCCTCCACTCAAGACAACTTcatcaatgaaagaaatgatgAATCCCAATCAATGGATGACATACCAAACAAAGACTTGGAGAAGTTACATATTAATGATGACATCAAAGATAAGAAGACCAAGTCTGCAGTGGAGAGCCATCCTCAGCTTCTGGCACACCTAAACTCAAGCACTCCCAGTCTGCAGATGGGCTTCTTGAAGCTTCCACTTCAGGTGTCTCCCAAACAAACAACGACAGCTTCATCGTCTCAAGTCTTGCTGAATATTCCCAAAGTCAGTGGCAGGCCATCTACTGTCGCCAAAGAACTGCCCACTCTTGCTTCTCAGCTAAACAGTGCTCCTCTTAGCCATACTTCTCCTTTCAGTCGCCTTGTGGATCAGAGCAACCGCAGAGACAACATGCACTCGGAGACAATGAGCCACCTGAAGGACAAACTCATGCGCAAGTACGACAGTATGGAAAACTTGGACAAAACTGGTCAAGTCCCACCTCATCAGTCCCAGCAGGCCAGTGAAAACGACAAGCACCCCCCAAAGATCTCATCCTCAGCCTCTTCCCCAAACATCCCTGCCAGGCTCTACCCACCAGGCATGTGTTCTGACAATGTCAGTGGCATGTTTTCTCAGACGGGGATGCCTCACATGCATCCAGCCTTCATGGGATCATCTGGATCCGGATTTGTTCCCAGGATGTTCATTATGCCTGGTTACAATCAGCACCTGGCGGGAATGCAGCAGTTAGCGCAGATTTATGCTAAAAGTGTCGATCAAGAGAGAAG AAAGGACCAAGTCCATTTGCAAAGTTCTGATGGAAGTGAAGAAGGAGACAGGAAAACTCATGAGGGAAACTACGGTCCAGAGCCAACTTTAGAGCAAagaattaaaacagaaatgaaCTGA
- the LOC105328274 gene encoding uncharacterized protein isoform X1 gives MFNLIQLLNQMRGLGKCNEEAEFDGDTVLCRVCGDKASGFHYGVHACEGCKGFFRRSIQQKIQYRPCLKNQQCNIMRVNRNRCQYCRLKKCIAVGMSRDAVRFGRVPKKEKARIIEQMQKNTMHSQTSQMMTMFQNSRDLIQAIVTAHHHTCVFTHGNVRQMREDAIKNNNFVNCPAQMACPLNGNVTQSSEDTQGWSDMSEFFTPAIKSVVDFAKAIPGFCFLSQDDQVTLLKAATFEVLLVRMACLFDPESNTMMFTCGRMFKREVSQTTSSAGFLLDSMFDFADRFNKLNLTDEEVAIFSAIVLLSPDRPGLRNVEQLESFQMKLTECLQSMITANHKEDNTLFAKLLMKTTDLRTLNTLHSEKSIGQNEKNGSDKSLDQTTANMDMNDQVDSSISEGSTVSDNSSIPTSLSGATGYDSGIFEGIPIVPQRQSLETTHPHLVLKTPYGTFYREDSLGYYGLVSDQPIRRCHTLERDTLSRPRLHTIEERRRYTLDKEYMDRKVHTLSERFQMEKAALRGNSMPPSLAGSAASSPIPPQFFLDTRSPELKPVTSTESHSANNSLRGSPMFSSDNFIPIPSTSPKPGSPNFRSRSGSMGMDDYSQLRPRCYSFHMNSEGKAARDPSREALQESYTMSAEMRRGSVGAVYGLHHKKKSLLVDRHPRYLSRLSDSIVKRVDKIKSQETKKMSDSYENLPAVQLPVQPEQVTWLPPSTSSQVSAAAGAPPTQTVDQKNPDPASTDQPLPGSPVAMDMDDDQSVDNQESSSVFHKKFDKLRKHLIPTDNEESERKSKEEEEVMLDEDTNASTQDNFINERNDESQSMDDIPNKDLEKLHINDDIKDKKTKSAVESHPQLLAHLNSSTPSLQMGFLKLPLQVSPKQTTTASSSQVLLNIPKVSGRPSTVAKELPTLASQLNSAPLSHTSPFSRLVDQSNRRDNMHSETMSHLKDKLMRKYDSMENLDKTGQVPPHQSQQASENDKHPPKISSSASSPNIPARLYPPGMCSDNVSGMFSQTGMPHMHPAFMGSSGSGFVPRMFIMPGYNQHLAGMQQLAQIYAKSVDQERRKDQVHLQSSDGSEEGDRKTHEGNYGPEPTLEQRIKTEMN, from the exons atgtttaatttgattCAACTTTTGAATCAGATGAGAGGATTGGGGAAATGTAATGAAGAAGCAG AGTTTGACGGGGACACTGTACTGTGTAGAGTATGTGGAGATAAAGCCAGTGGGTTTCATTATGGAGTGCACGCTTGTGAAGGATGCAAG GGGTTTTTCCGCCGCAGTATACAGCAAAAGATACAGTACCGACCATGTCTTAAGAATCAACAGTGCAATATCATGAGGGTCAACAGAAATCGCTGTCAGTACTGCAG GTTGAAGAAATGCATTGCAGTTGGAATGTCTCGAGATG CTGTACGCTTTGGTCGAGTTCCAAAGAAGGAGAAAGCTCGCATCATTGAACAAATGCAGAAAAACACGATGCACTCGCAGACTAGTCAGATGATGACGATGTTTCAGAACAGCAGGGATCTCATTCAGGCCATCGTAACGGCTCATCACCACACGTGTGTCTTCACACACGGCAATGTACGACAAATGAGGGAAGATGCCATCAAGAATAACAACTTTGTCAACTGCCCTGCTCAAATG GCCTGCCCTCTGAACGGTAACGTAACACAATCCTCGGAGGACACACAGGGCTGGTCGGATATGTCCGAGTTCTTTACGCCTGCCATCAAGTCCGTCGTAGATTTTGCCAAAGCTATTCCTGGATTCTGCTTTCTAAGCCAAGATGATCAAGTGACTCTGTTAAAG gCAGCTACATTTGAGGTTCTGCTGGTGCGCATGGCATGCCTCTTTGATCCCGAATCCAATACAATGATGTTCACCTGTGGCAGAATGTTCAAAAGAGAAGTCTCACAG acaacaAGCAGTGCTGGTTTCTTGCTTGACTCCATGTTCGACTTTGCTGATCGCTTCAACAAATTAAACCTCACGGATGAAGAAGTTGCTATATTTTCTGCCATTGTTCTCCTCTCTCCAG ACCGGCCTGGCCTGAGAAATGTGGAGCAGTTGGAAAGCTTCCAGATGAAGCTGACTGAGTGTCTACAGTCCATGATTACAGCCAATCACAAAGAAGATAACACACTGTTTGCCAAACTCTTGATGAAAACAACGGACCTACGGACTCTTAATACTCTTCACTCTGAAAAATCAATTG GTCAAAACGAGAAAAATGGATCAGATAAATCACTGGACCAGACTACTGCCAACATGGACATGAATGATCAAGTGGATTCATCAAT ATCAGAGGGATCAACTGTATCAGACAACTCTTCCATCCCCACAAGTCTGTCAGGAGCTACTGGCTACGACTCTGGAATCTTTGAAGGAATACCCATAGTTCCTCAACGTCAGTCCTTGGAGACAACACATCCCCACTTGGTACTTAAAACACCATATGGAACTTTTTATCGAGAGGATTCACTTGGATACTATGGCCTGGTATCAGATCAGCCAATCAGAAGGTGTCACACACTGGAAAGAGATACTCTCTCCAGGCCGCGACTGCACACAATCGAAGAGCGTAGACGATACACACTGGACAAGGAGTACATGGACAGAAAGGTTCACACCCTCAGTGAGAGATTTCAGATGGAAAAAGCAGCACTGCGTGGAAACAGCATGCCCCCATCTCTAGCGGGCAGTGCTGCCTCAAGCCCCATTCCTCCACAGTTCTTTCTGGACACTAGAAGTCCAGAGCTAAAACCTGTCACGTCTACAGAATCTCATAGTGCAAATAACAGCTTAAGAGGAAGCCCCATGTTCAGTTCAGATAACTTTATTCCCATTCCTTCAACGTCTCCAAAACCAGGATCCCCCAATTTCAGATCTCGCTCAGGATCCATGGGTATGGATGATTATTCTCAATTGCGTCCAAGGTGTTACAGTTTCCATATGAACAGTGAGGGTAAGGCGGCCCGGGACCCCTCCAGAGAAGCTCTGCAGGAGAGTTACACAATGTCAGCGGAGATGAGGCGGGGCAGTGTTGGGGCAGTGTACGGACTCCATCACAAGAAGAAGTCCTTGCTGGTGGATCGCCACCCTCGCTATCTGTCACGACTCTCCGACTCCATCGTCAAGAGAGTGGATAAAATTAAGAGCCAGGAGACTAAGAAA ATGTCAGATTCTTATGAAAATCTGCCAGCTGTTCAGCTCCCCGTTCAGCCGGAGCAGGTCACTTGGCTCCCTCCCTCCACTTCTAGTCAAGTGTCTGCTGCAGCAGGAGCTCCCCCTACCCAAACTGTAGACCAGAAAAATCCAGATCCAGCCAGCACAGACCAGCCACTTCCTGGCTCCCCTGTCGCTATGGACATGGATGATGATCAGAGTGTGGATAATCAAGAATCCAGTTCTGTTTTCCACAAAAAGTTTGACAAACTGAGGAAGCATTTGATTCCTACGGATAATGAAGAGTCTGAGAGAAAGTCCAAGGAGGAAGAAGAAGTGATGTTGGATGAAGACACCAATGCCTCCACTCAAGACAACTTcatcaatgaaagaaatgatgAATCCCAATCAATGGATGACATACCAAACAAAGACTTGGAGAAGTTACATATTAATGATGACATCAAAGATAAGAAGACCAAGTCTGCAGTGGAGAGCCATCCTCAGCTTCTGGCACACCTAAACTCAAGCACTCCCAGTCTGCAGATGGGCTTCTTGAAGCTTCCACTTCAGGTGTCTCCCAAACAAACAACGACAGCTTCATCGTCTCAAGTCTTGCTGAATATTCCCAAAGTCAGTGGCAGGCCATCTACTGTCGCCAAAGAACTGCCCACTCTTGCTTCTCAGCTAAACAGTGCTCCTCTTAGCCATACTTCTCCTTTCAGTCGCCTTGTGGATCAGAGCAACCGCAGAGACAACATGCACTCGGAGACAATGAGCCACCTGAAGGACAAACTCATGCGCAAGTACGACAGTATGGAAAACTTGGACAAAACTGGTCAAGTCCCACCTCATCAGTCCCAGCAGGCCAGTGAAAACGACAAGCACCCCCCAAAGATCTCATCCTCAGCCTCTTCCCCAAACATCCCTGCCAGGCTCTACCCACCAGGCATGTGTTCTGACAATGTCAGTGGCATGTTTTCTCAGACGGGGATGCCTCACATGCATCCAGCCTTCATGGGATCATCTGGATCCGGATTTGTTCCCAGGATGTTCATTATGCCTGGTTACAATCAGCACCTGGCGGGAATGCAGCAGTTAGCGCAGATTTATGCTAAAAGTGTCGATCAAGAGAGAAG AAAGGACCAAGTCCATTTGCAAAGTTCTGATGGAAGTGAAGAAGGAGACAGGAAAACTCATGAGGGAAACTACGGTCCAGAGCCAACTTTAGAGCAAagaattaaaacagaaatgaaCTGA
- the LOC105328274 gene encoding uncharacterized protein isoform X2 yields the protein MTTMGKEASLDGLEFDGDTVLCRVCGDKASGFHYGVHACEGCKGFFRRSIQQKIQYRPCLKNQQCNIMRVNRNRCQYCRLKKCIAVGMSRDAVRFGRVPKKEKARIIEQMQKNTMHSQTSQMMTMFQNSRDLIQAIVTAHHHTCVFTHGNVRQMREDAIKNNNFVNCPAQMACPLNGNVTQSSEDTQGWSDMSEFFTPAIKSVVDFAKAIPGFCFLSQDDQVTLLKAATFEVLLVRMACLFDPESNTMMFTCGRMFKREVSQTTSSAGFLLDSMFDFADRFNKLNLTDEEVAIFSAIVLLSPDRPGLRNVEQLESFQMKLTECLQSMITANHKEDNTLFAKLLMKTTDLRTLNTLHSEKSIGQNEKNGSDKSLDQTTANMDMNDQVDSSISEGSTVSDNSSIPTSLSGATGYDSGIFEGIPIVPQRQSLETTHPHLVLKTPYGTFYREDSLGYYGLVSDQPIRRCHTLERDTLSRPRLHTIEERRRYTLDKEYMDRKVHTLSERFQMEKAALRGNSMPPSLAGSAASSPIPPQFFLDTRSPELKPVTSTESHSANNSLRGSPMFSSDNFIPIPSTSPKPGSPNFRSRSGSMGMDDYSQLRPRCYSFHMNSEGKAARDPSREALQESYTMSAEMRRGSVGAVYGLHHKKKSLLVDRHPRYLSRLSDSIVKRVDKIKSQETKKMSDSYENLPAVQLPVQPEQVTWLPPSTSSQVSAAAGAPPTQTVDQKNPDPASTDQPLPGSPVAMDMDDDQSVDNQESSSVFHKKFDKLRKHLIPTDNEESERKSKEEEEVMLDEDTNASTQDNFINERNDESQSMDDIPNKDLEKLHINDDIKDKKTKSAVESHPQLLAHLNSSTPSLQMGFLKLPLQVSPKQTTTASSSQVLLNIPKVSGRPSTVAKELPTLASQLNSAPLSHTSPFSRLVDQSNRRDNMHSETMSHLKDKLMRKYDSMENLDKTGQVPPHQSQQASENDKHPPKISSSASSPNIPARLYPPGMCSDNVSGMFSQTGMPHMHPAFMGSSGSGFVPRMFIMPGYNQHLAGMQQLAQIYAKSVDQERRKDQVHLQSSDGSEEGDRKTHEGNYGPEPTLEQRIKTEMN from the exons AGTTTGACGGGGACACTGTACTGTGTAGAGTATGTGGAGATAAAGCCAGTGGGTTTCATTATGGAGTGCACGCTTGTGAAGGATGCAAG GGGTTTTTCCGCCGCAGTATACAGCAAAAGATACAGTACCGACCATGTCTTAAGAATCAACAGTGCAATATCATGAGGGTCAACAGAAATCGCTGTCAGTACTGCAG GTTGAAGAAATGCATTGCAGTTGGAATGTCTCGAGATG CTGTACGCTTTGGTCGAGTTCCAAAGAAGGAGAAAGCTCGCATCATTGAACAAATGCAGAAAAACACGATGCACTCGCAGACTAGTCAGATGATGACGATGTTTCAGAACAGCAGGGATCTCATTCAGGCCATCGTAACGGCTCATCACCACACGTGTGTCTTCACACACGGCAATGTACGACAAATGAGGGAAGATGCCATCAAGAATAACAACTTTGTCAACTGCCCTGCTCAAATG GCCTGCCCTCTGAACGGTAACGTAACACAATCCTCGGAGGACACACAGGGCTGGTCGGATATGTCCGAGTTCTTTACGCCTGCCATCAAGTCCGTCGTAGATTTTGCCAAAGCTATTCCTGGATTCTGCTTTCTAAGCCAAGATGATCAAGTGACTCTGTTAAAG gCAGCTACATTTGAGGTTCTGCTGGTGCGCATGGCATGCCTCTTTGATCCCGAATCCAATACAATGATGTTCACCTGTGGCAGAATGTTCAAAAGAGAAGTCTCACAG acaacaAGCAGTGCTGGTTTCTTGCTTGACTCCATGTTCGACTTTGCTGATCGCTTCAACAAATTAAACCTCACGGATGAAGAAGTTGCTATATTTTCTGCCATTGTTCTCCTCTCTCCAG ACCGGCCTGGCCTGAGAAATGTGGAGCAGTTGGAAAGCTTCCAGATGAAGCTGACTGAGTGTCTACAGTCCATGATTACAGCCAATCACAAAGAAGATAACACACTGTTTGCCAAACTCTTGATGAAAACAACGGACCTACGGACTCTTAATACTCTTCACTCTGAAAAATCAATTG GTCAAAACGAGAAAAATGGATCAGATAAATCACTGGACCAGACTACTGCCAACATGGACATGAATGATCAAGTGGATTCATCAAT ATCAGAGGGATCAACTGTATCAGACAACTCTTCCATCCCCACAAGTCTGTCAGGAGCTACTGGCTACGACTCTGGAATCTTTGAAGGAATACCCATAGTTCCTCAACGTCAGTCCTTGGAGACAACACATCCCCACTTGGTACTTAAAACACCATATGGAACTTTTTATCGAGAGGATTCACTTGGATACTATGGCCTGGTATCAGATCAGCCAATCAGAAGGTGTCACACACTGGAAAGAGATACTCTCTCCAGGCCGCGACTGCACACAATCGAAGAGCGTAGACGATACACACTGGACAAGGAGTACATGGACAGAAAGGTTCACACCCTCAGTGAGAGATTTCAGATGGAAAAAGCAGCACTGCGTGGAAACAGCATGCCCCCATCTCTAGCGGGCAGTGCTGCCTCAAGCCCCATTCCTCCACAGTTCTTTCTGGACACTAGAAGTCCAGAGCTAAAACCTGTCACGTCTACAGAATCTCATAGTGCAAATAACAGCTTAAGAGGAAGCCCCATGTTCAGTTCAGATAACTTTATTCCCATTCCTTCAACGTCTCCAAAACCAGGATCCCCCAATTTCAGATCTCGCTCAGGATCCATGGGTATGGATGATTATTCTCAATTGCGTCCAAGGTGTTACAGTTTCCATATGAACAGTGAGGGTAAGGCGGCCCGGGACCCCTCCAGAGAAGCTCTGCAGGAGAGTTACACAATGTCAGCGGAGATGAGGCGGGGCAGTGTTGGGGCAGTGTACGGACTCCATCACAAGAAGAAGTCCTTGCTGGTGGATCGCCACCCTCGCTATCTGTCACGACTCTCCGACTCCATCGTCAAGAGAGTGGATAAAATTAAGAGCCAGGAGACTAAGAAA ATGTCAGATTCTTATGAAAATCTGCCAGCTGTTCAGCTCCCCGTTCAGCCGGAGCAGGTCACTTGGCTCCCTCCCTCCACTTCTAGTCAAGTGTCTGCTGCAGCAGGAGCTCCCCCTACCCAAACTGTAGACCAGAAAAATCCAGATCCAGCCAGCACAGACCAGCCACTTCCTGGCTCCCCTGTCGCTATGGACATGGATGATGATCAGAGTGTGGATAATCAAGAATCCAGTTCTGTTTTCCACAAAAAGTTTGACAAACTGAGGAAGCATTTGATTCCTACGGATAATGAAGAGTCTGAGAGAAAGTCCAAGGAGGAAGAAGAAGTGATGTTGGATGAAGACACCAATGCCTCCACTCAAGACAACTTcatcaatgaaagaaatgatgAATCCCAATCAATGGATGACATACCAAACAAAGACTTGGAGAAGTTACATATTAATGATGACATCAAAGATAAGAAGACCAAGTCTGCAGTGGAGAGCCATCCTCAGCTTCTGGCACACCTAAACTCAAGCACTCCCAGTCTGCAGATGGGCTTCTTGAAGCTTCCACTTCAGGTGTCTCCCAAACAAACAACGACAGCTTCATCGTCTCAAGTCTTGCTGAATATTCCCAAAGTCAGTGGCAGGCCATCTACTGTCGCCAAAGAACTGCCCACTCTTGCTTCTCAGCTAAACAGTGCTCCTCTTAGCCATACTTCTCCTTTCAGTCGCCTTGTGGATCAGAGCAACCGCAGAGACAACATGCACTCGGAGACAATGAGCCACCTGAAGGACAAACTCATGCGCAAGTACGACAGTATGGAAAACTTGGACAAAACTGGTCAAGTCCCACCTCATCAGTCCCAGCAGGCCAGTGAAAACGACAAGCACCCCCCAAAGATCTCATCCTCAGCCTCTTCCCCAAACATCCCTGCCAGGCTCTACCCACCAGGCATGTGTTCTGACAATGTCAGTGGCATGTTTTCTCAGACGGGGATGCCTCACATGCATCCAGCCTTCATGGGATCATCTGGATCCGGATTTGTTCCCAGGATGTTCATTATGCCTGGTTACAATCAGCACCTGGCGGGAATGCAGCAGTTAGCGCAGATTTATGCTAAAAGTGTCGATCAAGAGAGAAG AAAGGACCAAGTCCATTTGCAAAGTTCTGATGGAAGTGAAGAAGGAGACAGGAAAACTCATGAGGGAAACTACGGTCCAGAGCCAACTTTAGAGCAAagaattaaaacagaaatgaaCTGA